Proteins from a single region of Thermogemmata fonticola:
- a CDS encoding GNAT family N-acetyltransferase translates to MPLSPITIRYPLRPVRRSLWTNQVLDLFGLEEEEGPYTVAEEVSLDVRPGDIVLFTGGSGSGKSSLLRAAGEQLGAIDAWGVELPAVPLIEAVAGATLTERLEWFSGCGLAEARLLLRCPGELSEGQRYRFRLALGLCRAIEQARSAGRDAWLMADEFTATLDRLSAKVTAYNLAKLARRQQAGLLLATTHEDVIEDLQPDLLVQCEAGGVMRVERRREQRRRHISFAPELWLSDGTVRDWPYFARWHYRSHHLGCVRRVTLLWHGQRPIGICVFSAPAASLHWRNRWFGLHQPRSRLVLQALNAQLWLLQRIVLHPDYRGAGIAAAFVRRACQLCPVDWIETLSALGHAAGAFFEKAGFVRVGVVRHSHRGDAAAIYGRGARLSAESRRKSRFSYPIYYIFDNRRRSEHEDLPFSPPLSAPPVSSSSPQPDSATATPPDATQPPRIDPRRTCPAESSSTASGASE, encoded by the coding sequence ATGCCATTGTCGCCGATCACGATTCGCTATCCCCTACGGCCGGTGCGGCGATCGTTGTGGACGAACCAGGTACTCGATTTGTTCGGCCTGGAAGAAGAGGAGGGGCCGTACACGGTGGCGGAGGAAGTGTCGCTGGATGTCCGGCCGGGGGATATTGTGCTGTTTACGGGGGGAAGCGGTTCGGGCAAGTCGTCGCTGTTGCGGGCGGCGGGGGAACAGTTGGGAGCGATCGACGCCTGGGGTGTGGAGTTGCCGGCGGTGCCGCTTATCGAGGCGGTGGCGGGCGCCACGTTGACAGAGCGGCTGGAGTGGTTCAGCGGCTGCGGCTTGGCCGAGGCCCGCCTGTTGTTGCGCTGTCCGGGGGAGTTGTCGGAGGGCCAGCGCTATCGCTTCCGCTTGGCGTTGGGGTTGTGTCGGGCGATCGAACAGGCGCGGAGTGCAGGCCGCGATGCCTGGCTGATGGCAGACGAGTTCACGGCTACGCTGGATCGCCTGAGTGCCAAGGTGACGGCGTACAATCTGGCGAAGCTGGCCCGGCGGCAACAGGCCGGCCTATTGCTGGCTACAACGCATGAGGACGTGATCGAAGACCTGCAACCGGACCTGCTGGTTCAGTGCGAAGCAGGGGGCGTGATGCGCGTGGAGCGCCGGAGGGAGCAAAGGCGCCGCCACATTTCTTTTGCCCCGGAGTTGTGGCTTTCAGACGGTACCGTGCGCGACTGGCCGTACTTCGCACGGTGGCATTATCGGAGCCACCATCTCGGCTGCGTCCGGCGCGTGACCTTGCTCTGGCATGGCCAGCGGCCCATCGGGATTTGCGTCTTCAGTGCTCCCGCCGCCTCCTTGCATTGGCGCAACCGCTGGTTCGGCCTGCATCAGCCGCGTTCCCGCCTGGTCTTGCAAGCCCTTAATGCCCAGCTCTGGCTGCTCCAGCGGATCGTGCTGCATCCGGACTATCGGGGCGCCGGGATTGCCGCCGCCTTCGTGCGGCGTGCCTGCCAGCTTTGTCCCGTGGACTGGATTGAGACGCTCTCCGCCCTGGGCCACGCCGCGGGGGCTTTTTTTGAAAAAGCCGGCTTCGTGCGGGTCGGAGTGGTCCGGCATTCCCACCGGGGAGATGCTGCCGCCATCTATGGCCGAGGCGCCCGCCTCAGTGCCGAAAGCCGCCGCAAAAGCCGCTTCAGCTATCCCATCTATTACATCTTTGACAATCGCCGCCGGTCCGAACACGAAGACCTCCCGTTTTCCCCTCCGCTGTCTGCTCCCCCGGTTTCGTCCTCCAGTCCCCAGCCAGATTCTGCGACCGCTACTCCCCCTGATGCGACCCAGCCGCCCCGGATTGATCCCCGCCGGACGTGTCCTGCCGAAAGCAGTTCCACCGCAAGCGGTGCTTCCGAATGA
- a CDS encoding right-handed parallel beta-helix repeat-containing protein → MIRSHGYFRWVGLGVLCVAVWGLAQAQPPLPPDRQADDTVPLTSHSVILNDVPVSDGKQTYRVRLQYIPLSGSNKVVVFPVWVITEVQVDDGKGGWQPLGVEEKLPAAAGERRPKLRVVLKNLMAQSKAQDQIIERVRQEVAKKYKISDAVILEPRVNANGLRVQLRVPRAGEKIDWVISPEVPLSRTALEEEGDRVVIELEGERLRAMASEEVRWADVRLEVLGPLHARLETQMLQANVRVVEEQLAHLRNRLRPADRSLGEPQVLLLPSLASGQSQQSELHRLLWQQFTLEVKTRAGVETEHVRYILEKLLDRSFERMNAGSLDEQKVVSVLLNQQVALTGAMGEIRKLARSEGKEREQQVEKLVKQFRAAQQGQKVELGGSVRIFSFATSGHVAEEHTQGQAASDEQLQKQLHRLLDQLQEHFEGKVPVLPALRLDQDSLAQSRKQLEGEIKSSQFTTAWITHRWPELRLTVPRVSDNLADLIKEAAEGEELVLAAQQYVLEKGIVVDKSLIIRGAGADKTVIVVKGGEYGLKFRGNCRWELHGVSVEYVGSGAAHGVVADSGVIRIENCRFSGAKWNQQAQQGGDGVWLTGTVRAQMSKCICKDNELCGIRVSDQAQVTLEGNTCEGNKWSGIAFGDKSGGTARNNTCSKNEQNGIYAGGESQPVLEGNTCEGNKWPGIAFGDKSGGTARNNTCSRNEGHGIYAGGESQPVLEGNTCEGNKGCGIAFFDKSGGTARNNTCSKNEKHGIYAGGESQPVLEGNTCEGNKECGIAFFDKSGGTARNNTCGKNEKHGIYAEGESQPVLEGNRCEGNKGSGIAFVGKSGGTARNNTCSKNEQRGILVFGESQPVVEGNTCEGNKWSGIAFVGKSGGTARNNICGKNEKHGIYAEGQSQPVLEGNRCEGNKWSGVAFFGKSGGTARNNTCSRNEQHGILVFGQSQPVLEGNTCEGNKWPGIAFGDKSGGTARKNICRNNGGRDIYVANTAKPKIED, encoded by the coding sequence ATGATCCGCAGTCACGGTTATTTTCGGTGGGTGGGACTGGGGGTGTTGTGCGTGGCAGTCTGGGGGCTGGCCCAAGCGCAGCCGCCGCTACCGCCTGACAGGCAGGCAGACGATACCGTCCCTCTGACGAGTCACAGCGTAATCCTCAACGACGTGCCGGTTTCGGACGGCAAACAGACGTATCGGGTGCGGCTCCAGTACATTCCGCTTTCCGGGTCGAACAAGGTCGTGGTTTTCCCCGTCTGGGTCATCACCGAGGTGCAGGTAGACGATGGGAAAGGCGGCTGGCAGCCCCTGGGGGTGGAGGAGAAATTGCCGGCAGCAGCAGGCGAGCGGCGGCCTAAGCTACGCGTCGTCCTCAAAAATCTGATGGCTCAAAGTAAGGCACAAGATCAGATTATCGAGCGGGTGCGCCAGGAGGTGGCCAAAAAGTACAAGATTTCAGATGCCGTCATCCTGGAACCGCGGGTGAATGCTAACGGTTTGCGGGTCCAATTACGGGTGCCGCGAGCAGGGGAGAAGATCGATTGGGTGATCAGTCCGGAGGTCCCCTTGTCACGAACCGCGCTGGAAGAGGAGGGGGATCGGGTGGTTATCGAGTTGGAAGGGGAACGGCTGCGGGCCATGGCCTCCGAAGAAGTGCGCTGGGCTGACGTGCGGCTGGAAGTGCTGGGGCCGTTGCACGCCCGCCTGGAAACGCAGATGCTCCAGGCCAACGTGCGAGTGGTGGAAGAGCAGTTGGCTCATCTACGCAATCGCTTGCGCCCCGCGGATCGCTCCCTGGGTGAACCGCAGGTCTTGTTATTGCCCTCGCTAGCCAGCGGGCAGAGCCAGCAATCGGAGCTGCACCGCCTCTTGTGGCAGCAATTTACCCTGGAAGTGAAAACCCGCGCAGGCGTGGAAACCGAACACGTCCGTTACATACTGGAAAAGCTGCTAGATCGGTCTTTCGAGCGGATGAACGCGGGAAGCTTGGATGAGCAGAAAGTCGTCTCCGTGCTGCTCAACCAGCAGGTGGCGCTCACAGGAGCCATGGGGGAGATTCGCAAATTGGCGCGCTCGGAAGGGAAAGAACGGGAGCAGCAGGTCGAGAAGCTGGTCAAGCAGTTCCGGGCGGCCCAGCAGGGCCAGAAGGTCGAACTGGGCGGATCCGTCCGGATATTCTCGTTTGCCACGTCAGGGCATGTGGCGGAGGAACATACGCAGGGGCAGGCGGCGAGCGACGAACAGTTGCAGAAACAATTGCACCGCCTCCTCGATCAATTGCAGGAACACTTTGAGGGTAAAGTGCCCGTGCTGCCGGCCCTGCGGTTAGATCAGGACAGCCTGGCTCAGAGCCGCAAACAGTTGGAAGGGGAGATCAAAAGCAGTCAATTTACAACAGCCTGGATTACCCACCGCTGGCCGGAATTACGCCTGACCGTCCCGCGCGTTAGCGATAATTTGGCCGACTTGATCAAAGAGGCAGCCGAAGGAGAAGAACTGGTGTTGGCCGCCCAGCAGTATGTGCTGGAAAAAGGGATCGTGGTGGACAAGTCGTTGATCATCCGCGGGGCAGGGGCGGACAAAACCGTGATCGTGGTCAAAGGCGGGGAGTATGGGCTGAAGTTCCGCGGTAATTGCCGCTGGGAGTTGCACGGGGTGTCGGTGGAATACGTGGGAAGTGGGGCGGCGCATGGAGTGGTGGCCGACAGCGGGGTGATTCGGATCGAAAATTGCCGCTTCAGCGGCGCCAAGTGGAATCAGCAGGCGCAGCAGGGCGGAGACGGAGTGTGGCTAACCGGTACGGTCCGAGCACAGATGAGCAAATGTATCTGCAAAGACAATGAGTTGTGTGGCATACGGGTGTCTGATCAAGCGCAGGTGACGCTGGAGGGGAACACGTGTGAGGGGAATAAGTGGAGTGGCATCGCCTTTGGTGACAAGTCGGGTGGGACAGCGAGGAACAATACCTGTAGCAAGAATGAGCAGAACGGTATTTACGCAGGAGGCGAGTCGCAGCCGGTGTTGGAGGGGAACACGTGTGAGGGGAATAAGTGGCCTGGCATAGCTTTTGGCGACAAGTCGGGTGGGACGGCGAGGAACAATACCTGTAGCAGGAATGAGGGGCACGGTATTTACGCAGGAGGCGAGTCGCAGCCGGTGTTGGAGGGGAACACGTGTGAGGGGAATAAGGGGTGTGGCATCGCCTTTTTTGACAAGTCGGGTGGGACAGCGAGGAACAATACCTGTAGCAAGAATGAGAAGCACGGTATTTACGCAGGAGGCGAGTCGCAGCCGGTGTTGGAGGGGAACACGTGTGAGGGGAATAAGGAGTGTGGCATCGCCTTTTTTGACAAGTCGGGTGGGACAGCGAGGAACAATACCTGTGGCAAGAATGAGAAGCACGGTATTTACGCAGAAGGCGAGTCGCAGCCGGTGTTGGAGGGGAACAGGTGTGAGGGGAATAAGGGTAGTGGCATCGCCTTTGTTGGCAAGTCGGGTGGGACGGCGAGGAACAATACCTGTAGCAAGAATGAGCAGCGCGGTATCCTCGTATTTGGCGAGTCGCAGCCGGTGGTGGAGGGGAACACGTGTGAGGGGAATAAGTGGAGTGGCATCGCCTTTGTTGGCAAGTCGGGTGGGACGGCGAGGAACAATATCTGTGGCAAGAATGAGAAGCACGGTATTTACGCAGAAGGCCAGTCGCAGCCGGTGTTGGAGGGGAACAGGTGTGAGGGGAATAAGTGGAGTGGCGTCGCCTTTTTTGGCAAGTCGGGTGGGACGGCGAGGAACAATACCTGTAGCAGGAATGAGCAGCACGGTATCCTCGTATTTGGCCAGTCGCAGCCGGTGTTGGAGGGGAACACGTGTGAGGGGAATAAGTGGCCTGGCATAGCTTTTGGCGACAAGTCGGGTGGGACAGCGAGGAAGAATATCTGCCGCAATAACGGTGGACGTGACATCTACGTCGCCAATACGGCTAAGCCGAAGATTGAGGACTGA
- a CDS encoding acetolactate synthase, which translates to MQQGEESGVTYDLDTSRGRDWPSVRQFNIFLANRLGALLDLVRRFEKTDIRVVSLTVVETADCAIIRLVPSDYERGYEILKSAKIPFTESDLLVVQLPEDKHPLLTITKALVNAEINICYMYPLLSGVGPQRAGAIAVYVDDFEGGAAALRAQGFTLFTENDLKE; encoded by the coding sequence ATGCAACAAGGGGAAGAATCCGGCGTCACTTACGATCTGGACACCTCACGCGGGCGGGATTGGCCGAGCGTCCGGCAGTTCAACATCTTCCTGGCCAACCGCCTGGGAGCTTTGCTCGATCTGGTCCGCCGCTTTGAAAAGACCGACATCCGCGTCGTGTCCCTCACCGTGGTGGAAACCGCCGACTGTGCCATCATCCGCCTGGTACCCAGCGACTACGAGCGCGGCTACGAAATCCTCAAATCGGCGAAAATTCCCTTCACCGAAAGCGACCTGCTCGTGGTGCAACTGCCGGAGGACAAACATCCGCTTTTGACCATCACCAAGGCCCTCGTCAACGCCGAGATCAACATCTGCTACATGTATCCGCTCTTATCGGGGGTCGGGCCGCAGCGGGCCGGTGCTATCGCCGTGTATGTGGACGACTTTGAAGGGGGCGCCGCCGCCCTACGCGCCCAGGGCTTCACCCTCTTCACCGAAAACGACCTGAAGGAATGA
- a CDS encoding sigma-70 family RNA polymerase sigma factor: MARSHGESSGSRRMMMAAMVLGALASTPAARASPPPQVVTDISKYCQACWRNARLPADRWEDCTHEVFVRLLERLGAEGWTSVLDAEDTQERREFLRAIDTVRKRVQRERKLQALPADLSAPAPLLLPQEEREFLAQQALHLLTPRQQRVLQLVADGWKVPDIARELGTTPARISDEKYKAIRKLQHHLGL; this comes from the coding sequence ATGGCTCGATCACACGGGGAATCGTCCGGTTCGCGCCGGATGATGATGGCAGCCATGGTGCTGGGGGCCTTGGCCAGCACCCCGGCGGCGCGAGCTTCCCCGCCACCGCAGGTGGTCACGGACATCAGCAAATACTGCCAGGCCTGCTGGCGCAATGCCCGTCTGCCAGCCGACCGTTGGGAAGATTGCACCCACGAAGTGTTCGTCCGCCTGCTGGAACGTCTCGGCGCGGAAGGCTGGACCAGCGTCCTCGACGCGGAGGATACGCAGGAGCGCCGGGAGTTCCTCCGAGCTATCGACACCGTGCGCAAGCGGGTCCAGCGGGAACGGAAGCTGCAAGCCCTGCCTGCCGATCTGAGCGCCCCTGCCCCCCTGCTCCTCCCCCAGGAGGAGCGCGAATTCCTCGCCCAACAGGCCTTGCATCTGCTCACGCCCCGCCAGCAACGGGTGCTGCAACTGGTAGCCGACGGCTGGAAAGTGCCCGACATCGCCCGCGAATTGGGCACTACACCGGCCCGCATCAGCGACGAAAAATACAAAGCCATCCGCAAACTTCAGCACCACCTGGGCCTCTGA
- the ribH gene encoding 6,7-dimethyl-8-ribityllumazine synthase has protein sequence MSASGFSAPAPGTLTRYEGELTPLEGRFALIAARFNDLVVDRLIGGAQEALRQHGIGPERIDLVRVPGAWEIPLAALHLARSGRYAALICLGCVLRGQTDHYEYVASAAAQGIARIALDRGIPIGFGVLTCETLEQALDRAGGKAGNKGAEAALAALEMVHLLQRLPFPAPASSPSAGGTR, from the coding sequence ATGTCTGCCTCCGGCTTTTCCGCTCCCGCGCCTGGTACGCTCACACGCTACGAGGGGGAATTGACCCCCCTGGAGGGCCGCTTCGCCCTGATCGCTGCCCGCTTCAACGATCTGGTGGTGGACCGCCTCATTGGCGGAGCGCAGGAAGCCCTGCGGCAGCACGGCATCGGTCCGGAACGGATCGACCTCGTCCGCGTTCCCGGCGCCTGGGAGATTCCTCTAGCGGCCTTGCACCTGGCCCGGTCGGGGCGCTATGCAGCTCTCATCTGCCTGGGGTGCGTCCTGCGCGGCCAAACGGACCATTACGAATACGTGGCCAGTGCCGCCGCTCAAGGCATCGCCCGCATCGCTCTGGACCGCGGCATTCCCATCGGCTTCGGCGTCCTCACCTGCGAGACCCTGGAACAAGCCCTGGATCGCGCCGGCGGCAAGGCGGGCAACAAAGGGGCGGAAGCTGCCCTCGCCGCTCTGGAAATGGTGCATCTGCTCCAGCGCCTGCCGTTTCCCGCCCCCGCCTCATCCCCTTCCGCAGGGGGAACCCGCTGA
- a CDS encoding EF-hand domain-containing protein, with protein sequence MNHAAKMIVASVFSQVLWTWRRLRLRRCGSCSAVLLLLGAEALLLRAAENSREQFEEQAVQRYAERWHKQSTSPRARWYREMQAAFAGKAVNPQKEEDFQQWFELLAGGAEQWRRSQAPTPQLAELFDQVCQRLELGPVPSVNREEFLRYVRRVLWRDGGRAEDLPDMDSEADRVFRVLDQDADGVLDVTEMTTALRQQRSSTDVDGNGRIDRTEYRRYFLQRVTAVTQSLQAKAGAGSEREGKAASAPLVPPWFREWDRDEDGQLALHEWLKAGQPLELFQQMDGDGDHLLTLAEYLRSTRAPNKSAGEGLPLPLTGGIKKEPPLPAGPGRPPGSLKP encoded by the coding sequence ATGAACCACGCTGCCAAAATGATCGTGGCCTCCGTTTTTTCCCAAGTTCTCTGGACGTGGCGAAGACTCCGGCTGAGGCGATGCGGCTCTTGTTCCGCAGTGCTGCTGTTGCTGGGGGCGGAAGCGCTGCTCCTGAGGGCAGCGGAGAACTCCCGTGAGCAGTTCGAAGAGCAAGCGGTGCAGCGCTATGCCGAACGCTGGCACAAGCAGAGCACGTCTCCCCGTGCCCGTTGGTACCGGGAGATGCAAGCGGCGTTTGCCGGCAAAGCGGTGAATCCGCAGAAGGAGGAGGATTTCCAGCAGTGGTTCGAGCTATTGGCGGGCGGGGCGGAGCAGTGGCGGCGCTCCCAGGCTCCCACCCCGCAACTGGCGGAACTATTCGATCAGGTGTGTCAGCGGCTGGAGTTGGGACCGGTTCCCTCCGTGAACCGGGAGGAGTTTCTGCGCTACGTTCGACGGGTCCTCTGGCGGGACGGAGGCCGAGCGGAAGACCTGCCGGATATGGACAGCGAGGCGGACCGCGTCTTCCGCGTACTCGATCAGGATGCCGACGGAGTCCTCGACGTGACGGAAATGACCACGGCCTTGCGCCAGCAGCGCAGCAGCACCGATGTGGATGGCAATGGCCGGATCGACCGCACCGAATACCGCCGCTACTTCTTACAACGGGTGACGGCCGTGACGCAATCCCTCCAAGCCAAGGCCGGTGCCGGAAGCGAGCGCGAAGGCAAAGCAGCGAGCGCCCCTCTCGTGCCGCCCTGGTTCCGAGAATGGGACCGCGATGAGGACGGTCAGCTCGCCCTGCACGAGTGGCTCAAGGCCGGCCAGCCGTTGGAGCTGTTCCAGCAGATGGATGGCGACGGCGATCACCTGCTGACTCTGGCGGAATACCTTCGCTCCACCCGCGCTCCGAACAAATCCGCAGGCGAGGGTTTGCCGCTTCCCTTGACTGGCGGCATCAAAAAGGAGCCGCCGCTGCCGGCGGGGCCAGGCCGCCCGCCCGGCAGCCTCAAGCCCTGA
- a CDS encoding Uma2 family endonuclease yields MAGQRASTSARSTPQTDPFFYGWRYVTRQTPQGKVIEQVPLTEEDILHPQEGDFIVHNAAHDRDVRYLQAVIEDRIADQPEKLLLCDHRVLWDSPELGAYGPDLILFDQVSQPWNPHRGTLSVWDIGAQPVLAIEVTSPSTRDTDLTKKVDHYYRAGIPWYIIVDHMGDEDHPSLRLLAYRATPEGYVPVPLQPQGLWVEPLRLWLQVEGDRVWCADEQGQRIPDLREQRDQERQRAQQALEQAEAERRRALEEHHRAIQAQQRAEEEHRKAIQAQQRAEEEHRKAIQAQQQAEEERQARLALEEKLRQLQSELQRLRPLPTAEGREEASGSP; encoded by the coding sequence ATGGCTGGACAAAGGGCCTCGACATCCGCGCGATCCACGCCGCAAACCGATCCCTTCTTCTACGGCTGGCGTTATGTCACCCGCCAGACACCGCAGGGGAAGGTCATCGAGCAAGTGCCCCTCACCGAGGAGGACATTCTGCATCCGCAGGAGGGGGACTTCATCGTGCACAATGCCGCCCACGATCGCGATGTGCGCTACCTCCAGGCGGTGATCGAGGATCGCATCGCCGACCAGCCGGAGAAGCTGCTCCTGTGCGACCATCGCGTGCTGTGGGACTCGCCGGAGTTGGGGGCTTACGGTCCGGACTTGATCCTGTTCGATCAGGTCAGCCAGCCGTGGAATCCGCATCGGGGCACGCTTTCCGTCTGGGACATCGGCGCGCAGCCGGTGTTGGCCATCGAAGTGACTTCACCCAGCACGCGCGACACCGACCTGACGAAGAAAGTGGACCATTACTACCGCGCTGGCATCCCCTGGTACATCATTGTGGACCACATGGGGGATGAGGATCACCCCAGCCTGCGGCTGCTGGCCTATCGGGCGACGCCGGAAGGGTACGTTCCGGTCCCCCTCCAGCCCCAAGGGTTGTGGGTCGAGCCATTGCGCTTGTGGCTTCAGGTCGAAGGAGACCGCGTCTGGTGTGCCGATGAGCAGGGCCAGCGCATTCCTGACTTGCGGGAGCAGCGCGATCAGGAACGGCAGCGCGCCCAGCAAGCCCTGGAGCAAGCCGAGGCCGAACGCCGCCGCGCCCTGGAGGAACACCACAGAGCCATCCAAGCCCAACAACGCGCCGAAGAAGAACACCGCAAAGCCATCCAAGCCCAACAACGCGCCGAAGAAGAACACCGCAAAGCCATCCAAGCCCAACAGCAAGCGGAAGAGGAGCGCCAGGCCCGTCTGGCTCTCGAAGAAAAGTTGCGGCAATTGCAAAGTGAATTGCAGCGCCTGCGCCCTCTGCCGACCGCCGAGGGGCGCGAAGAGGCCTCCGGCTCCCCGTGA
- the rho gene encoding transcription termination factor Rho, translating into MVSSPLDATGPSSPSATAGTETAGSPHSAAAGTETAAPPVIPPIDPNEYGFDAETNSRFEQIKRGNTYISELQHMTIPQLHKTAREIGLPREEYIGLKKQDLVYRILKELTKANGLMFGEGTLEVLPDGFGFLRSPDYNYLPCPDDIYVSPSQIRRFGLRTGTIVAGQTRPPKENERYFALLRIEAVNYQAPDLLAQKAVFEDLTPLHPTERFKLETTPQELSTRIIDLITPIGKGQRGLIVAPPRTGKTILLQKIANAIIHNHPECYVIVLLIDERPEEVTDMSRTVIGPRVEVISSTFDEPPDRHVQVSEMVIEKAKRLVEYGNDVVILLDSITRLARAYNALAPGNGKLLSGGLEATALHKPKRFFGAARNLEEGGSLTILATALIDTGSRMDEVIFEEFKGTGNMEIHLDRRLVDRRVYPAIDIKRSGTRKEELLRSEEEMRLIYILHRALADMNPVEGMELLLKQLSKHKTNEEFLNSVTS; encoded by the coding sequence ATGGTTTCCTCCCCTTTGGATGCCACTGGCCCTTCTTCTCCTTCCGCTACCGCAGGAACGGAAACCGCTGGGTCTCCTCACTCTGCCGCCGCAGGAACGGAAACGGCCGCGCCACCCGTCATCCCCCCGATCGATCCGAATGAGTACGGCTTCGACGCCGAAACCAATTCCCGTTTCGAGCAGATCAAGCGGGGCAATACCTACATCAGCGAACTGCAACACATGACGATCCCGCAGTTGCACAAAACGGCTCGCGAGATCGGCCTGCCCCGCGAGGAATACATCGGGTTGAAAAAGCAGGACCTGGTGTACCGCATCCTCAAAGAGCTGACCAAGGCCAACGGTCTGATGTTCGGGGAAGGCACGCTGGAAGTGCTGCCCGATGGTTTCGGCTTCCTGCGCAGCCCGGACTATAACTACCTCCCCTGCCCGGACGACATCTACGTTTCCCCGTCGCAGATTCGCCGTTTTGGCTTGCGCACCGGCACCATTGTCGCCGGCCAGACCCGCCCCCCCAAGGAAAATGAGCGCTACTTCGCCCTCCTGCGCATCGAGGCGGTCAACTACCAGGCCCCCGATCTGCTGGCCCAGAAGGCCGTCTTTGAAGACCTCACCCCCCTCCATCCCACGGAACGGTTCAAACTGGAAACCACGCCCCAGGAGCTGAGCACCCGCATCATTGATCTGATCACGCCGATCGGTAAAGGACAGCGGGGGCTGATCGTCGCGCCGCCCCGCACGGGCAAAACCATCCTGCTCCAGAAGATCGCCAACGCCATCATTCACAATCACCCGGAGTGCTACGTCATCGTCCTGCTCATCGACGAGCGCCCGGAAGAAGTCACGGACATGAGCCGCACGGTCATCGGGCCGCGCGTCGAGGTCATCTCCAGCACCTTCGACGAACCGCCGGACCGCCACGTCCAGGTCAGCGAAATGGTGATCGAAAAGGCCAAGCGCCTCGTGGAGTACGGCAACGACGTGGTCATCCTGCTCGATTCGATCACGCGGCTAGCCCGCGCCTACAACGCCCTGGCGCCGGGCAATGGCAAGCTGCTCTCCGGCGGACTGGAAGCCACCGCCCTGCACAAACCCAAACGCTTCTTCGGCGCGGCCCGCAACCTCGAAGAAGGCGGCAGCCTGACCATTCTGGCCACCGCCCTCATCGACACCGGCTCCCGCATGGATGAAGTCATCTTCGAGGAGTTCAAAGGGACCGGAAACATGGAAATCCACCTGGACCGCCGCCTGGTCGATCGCCGCGTCTATCCGGCCATCGACATCAAGCGCTCCGGCACACGTAAGGAAGAGCTGCTCCGCAGCGAGGAGGAGATGCGCCTGATCTACATCCTTCACCGCGCCCTGGCCGACATGAATCCGGTCGAAGGCATGGAATTGCTCCTGAAACAACTGAGCAAGCACAAGACCAACGAGGAGTTCCTCAACAGCGTCACCAGTTGA
- the coaE gene encoding dephospho-CoA kinase (Dephospho-CoA kinase (CoaE) performs the final step in coenzyme A biosynthesis.) — MEHPEGSTAAPSAGSTELLVLAPPPPRGETHKPILALVGPLGAGKSTAAECFARRGGAIIDGDALGHEALRQPAIRAAVIQRWGSDLVRPDGSLDRRALGRIVFADPAQRNALEQLVFPYIEQRLREQIAQAQQDPRFRFVVVDAAVLLEAGWNQEVDRIIYVDAPAPLRQARLVQRSGWTQAEIAGREAAQWPPERKRAAAHAILHNHGDREDLQRQVDCLLQTWGLSNGGSGSTSREPASS; from the coding sequence ATGGAGCATCCTGAGGGAAGCACGGCGGCTCCAAGCGCAGGGTCGACGGAGTTGCTGGTGCTGGCCCCGCCTCCGCCGCGAGGAGAGACGCACAAGCCGATCCTGGCCCTGGTCGGTCCGCTGGGAGCGGGGAAGAGCACCGCGGCCGAGTGTTTCGCCCGGCGCGGCGGAGCGATCATCGACGGAGACGCTCTCGGCCATGAGGCCCTGCGGCAACCGGCCATCCGCGCCGCGGTGATCCAGCGCTGGGGTTCGGACCTCGTCCGCCCGGACGGCAGCCTGGACCGCCGGGCCTTGGGACGCATCGTCTTCGCCGACCCGGCGCAGCGGAACGCTCTGGAGCAATTGGTGTTTCCCTACATAGAGCAAAGGCTGCGCGAGCAGATCGCCCAAGCTCAGCAGGACCCCCGCTTTCGCTTCGTGGTGGTGGATGCCGCCGTGCTTCTGGAAGCGGGATGGAACCAGGAAGTGGATCGGATTATCTATGTGGATGCGCCGGCGCCGCTGCGCCAAGCCCGGCTGGTTCAGCGCAGCGGTTGGACCCAAGCCGAGATCGCGGGCCGAGAAGCCGCCCAATGGCCCCCCGAACGCAAGCGTGCCGCCGCCCACGCTATCCTCCACAATCACGGCGATCGGGAGGACTTACAGCGGCAAGTCGATTGCCTGCTGCAAACCTGGGGTTTGAGCAATGGCGGCTCCGGGAGCACTAGCCGCGAGCCAGCGAGTAGCTAA